Proteins from one Listeria weihenstephanensis genomic window:
- a CDS encoding NYN domain-containing protein, translated as MNRVLLVDGYNVIGAWPELARLKAGNLELARNQLVEWMSEYQSYTGYRVIVVFDAQYVRSKERKYKKNKVEIVFTKEDETADEYIEQKAIEYKNVKTQVMVATSDYTEQWAIFGQGALRISARELVFEIKEMAHQITRKVKKIQENQPKTGLNIDFETIQALEKLRRGRK; from the coding sequence ATGAATCGCGTTTTGCTAGTGGACGGTTATAATGTCATCGGTGCATGGCCTGAACTAGCGCGTTTAAAGGCAGGAAATTTAGAGTTAGCACGCAATCAACTGGTCGAGTGGATGTCGGAATATCAGAGTTACACTGGTTACCGAGTGATTGTGGTGTTTGACGCTCAATATGTCCGGTCTAAGGAACGCAAATATAAGAAAAATAAAGTCGAGATCGTGTTTACAAAAGAAGACGAGACGGCGGATGAGTACATTGAACAAAAGGCGATTGAATATAAAAATGTTAAAACACAAGTCATGGTGGCAACGAGTGATTATACGGAACAATGGGCGATTTTTGGACAAGGAGCTTTGCGAATCTCAGCACGAGAGTTAGTTTTTGAAATTAAGGAAATGGCACATCAAATCACCCGCAAAGTGAAGAAAATCCAGGAGAATCAACCGAAAACTGGTCTAAATATCGATTTTGAGACAATTCAGGCCCTGGAAAAGCTACGAAGAGGCCGAAAATAG
- the secE gene encoding preprotein translocase subunit SecE, with amino-acid sequence MSAVSKFFRNVKSEMGKVTWPTGKELRTYTITVIIAVACMAVFFMVVDFLIEMLIQFML; translated from the coding sequence ATGTCAGCAGTTTCAAAGTTTTTCCGTAATGTAAAGTCTGAAATGGGTAAGGTTACATGGCCAACTGGTAAAGAATTAAGAACTTATACGATCACTGTAATCATTGCCGTAGCTTGTATGGCTGTGTTCTTTATGGTCGTGGACTTCTTGATCGAGATGCTTATTCAGTTTATGCTATAA
- the rpmG gene encoding 50S ribosomal protein L33: MKKKTSLACSECGSRNYSIGVGGTARTERLEVKKFCRHCNKHTLHRETK, translated from the coding sequence ATGAAAAAGAAAACATCACTTGCCTGTTCCGAGTGTGGATCACGAAACTATTCCATTGGTGTCGGCGGTACAGCGAGAACAGAACGGTTAGAAGTGAAGAAATTTTGCAGACACTGTAATAAGCATACACTTCATCGCGAAACAAAATAG
- a CDS encoding RNA polymerase factor sigma-70, whose product MKKNESKEAEMKMLQLARSGDTEAIEYFFKAYQAIIYWKSTQYFLQGAERDDLVQEGMIGLFKAIRDFKEDREASFRSFAEICINRQILSAVKRSMRQKNYALNHSVSIDTPAEDGEAVDWTLLDVISEKEAMTPEDFLIQNENLAGVAHKLEEVTSDFEREVLYQYLEGKSYQEMALYFNKKEKAIDNAIQRVKKKMMKQVDESL is encoded by the coding sequence TTGAAAAAAAATGAGAGTAAAGAAGCAGAGATGAAAATGTTGCAGCTCGCGAGATCAGGAGATACAGAAGCCATTGAATATTTTTTTAAGGCCTATCAAGCTATCATTTATTGGAAATCTACGCAGTACTTTTTACAAGGTGCGGAGCGTGATGACCTCGTTCAAGAAGGTATGATTGGTCTATTTAAAGCAATCCGTGATTTCAAGGAAGATCGCGAAGCATCTTTTAGGTCATTTGCCGAAATCTGTATCAATCGCCAAATTCTTTCGGCAGTAAAACGTTCGATGCGTCAGAAAAATTACGCGCTTAACCACTCCGTTTCGATTGATACACCAGCAGAAGACGGGGAAGCAGTTGACTGGACCTTGCTCGACGTGATTTCCGAGAAAGAAGCAATGACCCCAGAAGATTTTCTAATACAAAATGAAAACTTGGCGGGCGTCGCGCATAAACTAGAAGAAGTGACGAGCGATTTCGAAAGAGAAGTTCTATATCAATATTTAGAAGGCAAGAGTTATCAGGAGATGGCCCTATATTTTAATAAAAAAGAAAAAGCGATTGATAACGCAATTCAGCGGGTAAAGAAGAAGATGATGAAGCAAGTGGACGAATCACTGTGA
- the rlmB gene encoding 23S rRNA (guanosine(2251)-2'-O)-methyltransferase RlmB: MEQDQEWIAGRNPVSEVLKSDRDIHKILIAEGSQKGSMQPIIGAARERKIQVQIVPKSKIDKLVEGSHQGVAAQVAAYQYAELDDLFAKAEEREEMPFFIILDELEDPHNLGSIMRTADAVGAHGIIIPKRRAVGLTQTVAKASTGAIEHIPVTRVTNISRTMEDLQKRGLWIFGTDASGSSDYRTMDANMPLALVIGSEGFGMSRLVREKCDFLVHLPMRGAVTSLNASVAASVLMYEIYRKRMPLGE, translated from the coding sequence ATGGAACAAGATCAAGAGTGGATCGCTGGGCGAAATCCGGTGAGCGAAGTATTAAAATCAGATCGCGATATTCATAAAATTCTAATTGCAGAAGGTTCGCAAAAAGGAAGCATGCAGCCGATTATTGGTGCGGCGAGAGAACGGAAAATTCAAGTGCAAATCGTGCCAAAATCGAAAATTGATAAATTGGTAGAGGGCTCTCATCAGGGTGTTGCAGCGCAGGTTGCAGCATATCAGTACGCGGAGTTGGATGATCTTTTTGCGAAGGCGGAAGAACGCGAAGAAATGCCGTTTTTCATTATTTTGGATGAATTGGAAGACCCGCATAATTTGGGATCGATTATGCGTACGGCAGATGCGGTTGGGGCACACGGGATTATTATTCCGAAACGACGCGCGGTTGGATTGACGCAGACAGTTGCGAAGGCATCGACGGGCGCGATTGAACACATTCCGGTTACGCGTGTGACGAATATTAGTCGGACGATGGAGGATCTGCAGAAGCGTGGGTTGTGGATTTTTGGAACAGATGCTAGTGGTAGCAGTGATTACCGGACGATGGATGCGAACATGCCGCTTGCACTCGTGATTGGTAGCGAGGGCTTTGGTATGAGCCGCCTAGTTCGTGAAAAATGCGATTTTCTTGTACATTTACCAATGCGCGGGGCGGTTACATCATTGAACGCGTCGGTGGCTGCGAGTGTTTTAATGTATGAAATTTATCGCAAACGCATGCCACTTGGTGAATAA